A genomic segment from Nicotiana sylvestris chromosome 1, ASM39365v2, whole genome shotgun sequence encodes:
- the LOC104249827 gene encoding arginine decarboxylase yields the protein MPALGCCVDAAVVSPPLSYAFSRDSSLPAPEFFASGVPPTNSAAASHWSPDLSSALYGVDGWGAPYFSVNSNGDISVRPHGTDTLPHQEIDLLKVVKKASDPKNSGGLGLQLPLVVRFPDVLKNRLESLQSAFDLAVHSQGYGAHYQGVYPVKCNQDRFVVEDIVKFGSPFRFGLEAGSKPELLLAMSCLCKGSAEGLLVCNGFKDAEYISLALVARKLMLNTVIVLEQEEELDLVIDISHKMAVRPVIGLRAKLRTKHSGHFGSTSGEKGKFGLTTTQIVRVVKKLEESGMLDCLQLLHFHIGSQIPSTGLLADGVGEAAQIYCELVRLGAGMKFIDIGGGLGIDYDGTKSCDSDVSVGYGIQEYASAVVQAVQYVCDRKGVKHPVICSESGRAIVSHHSILIFEAVSASSTHVSSSHLSSGGLQSMAETLNEDALADYRNLSAAAVRGEYETCVLYSDQLKQRCVEQFKEGSLGIEHLAAVDSICDFVSKAMGAADPVRTYHVNLSIFTSIPDFWAFGQLFPIVPIHRLDEKPAVRGILSDLTCDSDGKVDKFIGGESSLPLHELGSNGDGGGYYLGMFLGGAYEEALGGLHNLFGGPSVVRVVQSDSAHSFAMTRSVPGPSCADVLRAMQHEPELMFETLKHRAEEFLEQEDDKGLAVESLASSVAQSFHNMPYLVAPSSCRFTAATDNNGGYNYYYSDENAADSATGEDEIWSYCTA from the coding sequence ATGCCGGCCCTAGGTTGTTGTGTAGATGCTGCTGTTGTTTCCCCTCCTCTCAGCTATGCCTTCTCTCGGGATAGCTCTCTTCCCGCGCCGGAGTTCTTTGCCTCCGGCGTACCTCCGACAAATTCTGCCGCTGCTTCCCATTGGTCTCCGGATTTGTCGTCTGCTTTATACGGGGTCGATGGGTGGGGAGCTCCTTATTTCTCTGTTAACTCTAATGGAGATATCTCCGTCCGACCACACGGTACGGACACTCTCCCTCACCAGGAAATTGACCTTCTCAAGGTCGTGAAAAAGGCCTCCGACCCGAAAAATTCTGGTGGGCTTGGGCTTCAGCTGCCTCTTGTTGTTCGCTTCCCTGATGTGTTGAAAAACCGGTTGGAATCTCTGCAATCGGCTTTTGATCTCGCGGTTCATTCCCAGGGCTATGGGGCCCACTACCAAGGTGTTTATCCCGTGAAATGCAATCAAGACAGGTTCGTGGTGGAAGATATCGTGAAATTCGGGTCGCCATTCCGGTTCGGGTTGGAAGCCGGGTCTAAACCCGAGCTCCTGTTAGCCATGAGCTGTCTCTGCAAGGGCAGTGCTGAGGGCCTTCTCGTTTGCAATGGTTTCAAGGACGCTGAGTACATTTCGCTTGCTTTGGTTGCAAGAAAGCTCATGTTAAACACTGTAATTGTGCTTGAACAAGAGGAGGAGCTTGACCTTGTGATTGATATAAGCCATAAGATGGCTGTTCGGCCTGTAATTGGACTTCGGGCTAAGCTCAGGACCAAGCATTCAGGCCATTTTGGATCCACTTCTGGAGAAAAAGGTAAGTTTGGGCTTACAACGACCCAAATTGTTCGTGTGGTGAAGAAGCTAGAAGAATCCGGAATGCTGGATTGCCTTCAGTTGCTGCATTTTCACATTGGATCTCAGATCCCTTCTACGGGGTTGCTAGCTGATGGAGTTGGTGAGGCCGCTCAGATTTATTGTGAATTAGTCCGTCTTGGAGCGGGTATGAAGTTCATTGATATTGGAGGTGGGCTTGGAATTGATTATGATGGTACTAAATCATGCGATTCTGATGTCTCTGTTGGCTATGGCATTCAAGAATATGCCTCCGCAGTTGTTCAGGCGGTTCAATATGTATGCGACCGTAAGGGTGTGAAACACCCAGTGATCTGCAGCGAAAGTGGCAGGGCAATTGTTTCTCATCACTCAATTCTGATTTTCGAAGCCGTGTCTGCTTCTAGTACTCATGTTTCTTCTTCACATCTGTCTTCTGGTGGCCTCCAATCCATGGCGGAGACGCTCAACGAAGATGCCCTTGCTGATTACCGCAATTTATCTGCTGCTGCAGTTCGTGGAGAGTATGAGACATGTGTACTTTACTCTGATCAGTTGAAACAGAGATGTGTGGAGCAGTTTAAAGAAGGGTCCTTGGGTATTGAACATCTTGCTGCTGTTGATAGCATCTGTGACTTTGTATCAAAGGCTATGGGGGCTGCTGATCCTGTCCGCACTTACCATGTGAATCTGTCAATTTTCACTTCAATTCCTGATTTTTGGGCCTTTGGTCAATTGTTTCCGATTGTTCCAATTCACCGCTTAGATGAAAAGCCTGCAGTGAGGGGAATATTATCGGACTTAACTTGTGACAGTGATGGGAAGGTTGATAAGTTCATTGGTGGCGAATCAAGCTTGCCGCTACATGAATTGGGAAGTAATGGCGATGGTGGTGGTTATTATCTGGGGATGTTTTTGGGTGGGGCTTATGAGGAGGCGCTCGGAGGACTCCACAACCTGTTTGGTGGACCAAGTGTCGTGCGCGTGGTGCAGAGCGATAGCGCTCACAGCTTTGCCATGACTCGCTCCGTCCCTGGCCCGTCTTGCGCTGATGTGCTCCGAGCGATGCAGCACGAGCCCGAGCTCATGTTCGAGACTCTCAAGCACCGTGCGGAGGAATTCTTGGAACAAGAAGATGACAAAGGGCTGGCTGTTGAATCTTTGGCCAGCAGCGTAGCTCAGTCCTTCCATAACATGCCTTACCTTGTGGCGCCTTCATCTTGCCGCTTCACTGCTGCTACTGATAACAATGGTGGCTATAATTACTATTACAGTGATGAGAATGCAGCAGATTCTGCTACAGGGGAGGATGAGATTTGGTCCTATTGCACTGCTTGA